The proteins below are encoded in one region of Tursiops truncatus isolate mTurTru1 chromosome 12, mTurTru1.mat.Y, whole genome shotgun sequence:
- the OLIG3 gene encoding oligodendrocyte transcription factor 3, producing MNSDSSSVSSRASSPDMDEMYLRDHHHRHHHHQESRLNSVSSTQGDMVQKMPGESLSRASAKAAGESSKYKIKKQLSEQDLQQLRLKINGRERKRMHDLNLAMDGLREVMPYAHGPSVRKLSKIATLLLARNYILMLTSSLEEMKRLVGEIYGGHHSAFHCGTVGHSAGHPAHAANAVHPVHPILGGALSSGTASSPLSAASLPAIGTIRPPHSLLKAPSTPPALQLGSGFQHWAGLPCPCAICQMPPPHLSALSTANMARLSAESKDLLK from the coding sequence ATGAATTCTGATTCGAGCTCTGTCTCCAGCAGAGCTTCATCTCCGGACATGGATGAGATGTATCTGAGGGaccaccaccaccgccatcaccaccaccaggaGAGCCGTCTCAACTCGGTCTCGTCCACGCAGGGCGACATGGTGCAGAAGATGCCCGGGGAAAGCCTTTCGCGGGCCAGCGCCAAAGCCGCGGGCGAGAGCAGCAAGTACAAAATCAAGAAGCAGTTGTCGGAGCAGGACCTACAGCAGTTGCGGCTGAAGATCAACGGACGCGAGCGCAAGCGGATGCACGACCTGAACCTCGCCATGGACGGGCTACGCGAAGTCATGCCCTACGCTCACGGGCCCTCGGTGCGCAAGCTCTCCAAGATCGCCACTCTCCTGCTGGCCAGAAACTACATCCTCATGCTCACCAGCTCCCTGGAGGAGATGAAGAGGTTGGTTGGTGAGATCTACGGGGGCCACCACTCGGCCTTCCACTGCGGGACTGTGGGCCACTCGGCCGGCCACCCAGCGCACGCCGCCAACGCCGTGCACCCGGTGCACCCCATCTTGGGAGGCGCGCTCTCGTCCGGCACCGCCTCGTCCCCGCTGTCCGCCGCCTCGCTGCCCGCCATCGGCACCATCCGGCCTCCCCACTCGCTGCTCAAGGCGCCCTCCACCCCGCCCGCGCTGCAGCTGGGCAGCGGCTTCCAGCACTGGGCCGGGCTGCCCTGCCCCTGCGCCATCTGCCAGATGCCGCCGCCGCACCTGTCCGCTCTCTCCACCGCCAACATGGCCCGGCTGTCGGCCGAGTCCAAGGACTTGCTCAAGTGA